One window from the genome of Streptomyces sp. NBC_00287 encodes:
- a CDS encoding lactonase family protein: MADGGKRAFIGSFTAAGGPGIVAAAVDADSGALAVLAGADDLPDPSYLALAPDGGTLYAVSETTEGAVAAYRVNGAEPELIGSPTPVSGSGPTHLGLYAGHVLTANYGTGSVSAVPMRPDGSLADAPSCVLPHTGSGPHTPRQQSPHVHHVQADPGGRWAVSVDLGTDSVRVCTLTDGRLEVHGEYALRPGSGPRHLAFHPDGSYAYVINELTPTVTVCRWDATDGSLKPLSETQVLPGAPAGDAYPSGIVVSPDGRFLWTATRGEDVLSAFAVEGDALRLLGTVPCRGHWPRALTEANGFLYAANERSGDVAWFAVDPATGLPRYGGSIEVPAASCVVIG; this comes from the coding sequence GTGGCAGACGGTGGCAAGCGGGCCTTCATCGGGTCGTTCACGGCGGCCGGGGGGCCGGGGATCGTGGCGGCGGCCGTGGACGCCGACAGCGGGGCACTGGCCGTCCTCGCCGGCGCGGACGACCTGCCCGACCCCTCCTACCTGGCCCTGGCGCCCGACGGCGGCACGCTCTACGCGGTCAGCGAGACGACCGAGGGCGCGGTGGCCGCGTACCGCGTGAACGGCGCCGAGCCCGAGCTCATCGGCTCACCCACCCCCGTGTCCGGCAGCGGCCCGACACATCTCGGCCTGTACGCCGGACACGTCCTGACCGCGAACTACGGCACCGGAAGCGTCAGCGCCGTGCCCATGCGACCCGACGGCTCCCTCGCCGACGCCCCGTCCTGCGTCCTCCCTCACACCGGCTCCGGCCCGCACACACCCCGCCAGCAGAGCCCGCACGTCCACCATGTGCAGGCCGACCCCGGCGGCCGCTGGGCCGTCAGCGTGGATCTCGGCACCGACTCGGTACGGGTGTGCACCCTGACGGACGGCCGCCTGGAGGTCCACGGGGAGTACGCGCTGCGCCCCGGCTCGGGCCCCCGCCACCTGGCCTTCCACCCGGACGGCTCGTACGCGTACGTGATCAACGAGCTCACCCCCACCGTCACCGTCTGCCGCTGGGACGCCACCGACGGCTCCCTGAAGCCGCTGTCCGAGACTCAGGTGCTGCCGGGCGCCCCGGCGGGCGACGCCTACCCCTCGGGCATCGTCGTCTCGCCCGACGGCCGCTTCCTGTGGACCGCGACCCGAGGCGAGGACGTCCTGTCCGCGTTCGCCGTCGAGGGCGATGCGCTCCGGCTGCTCGGCACCGTGCCCTGCCGCGGCCACTGGCCCAGAGCCCTCACCGAGGCGAACGGCTTCCTGTACGCCGCCAACGAGCGCTCCGGCGACGTGGCCTGGTTCGCGGTGGACCCGGCCACGGGACTGCCACGCTACGGCGGCTCCATCGAGGTGCCGGCGGCGTCCTGCGTGGTCATCGGCTGA
- a CDS encoding WD40/YVTN/BNR-like repeat-containing protein, protein MPGCRLAGDWDKDVAEVFGMTEVLLAVGTRKGLFIGRKRGDAWEFDESPYFNAQAVYSVAIDTRGESPRLLAGGDSAHWGPSVFHSDDLGRTWTEPPQPAVKFPKDTGASLERVWQLHPAAAEPDVVYAGTEPAALYRSEDRGESFELVRPLWEHPTRSQWVPGGGGEGLHTVLTDERDPQSVTVAVSTAGVFRTSDGGASWTPSNSGVSAVFLPDPNPEFGQCVHKVTRDAATLDRLYLQNHWGVYRSDDAGATWTDIGEGLPSTFGFAAAAHPHRGDTAYVFPINADADRVPAGRRCRVFRTADAGKTWEALSAGLPQEDHFGTVLRDALCTDDADPAGVYFGNRNGEVFASSDDGDNWRQLASHLPDVLCVRAAVVG, encoded by the coding sequence GTGCCGGGGTGCAGACTGGCCGGTGACTGGGACAAGGACGTCGCGGAGGTGTTCGGCATGACCGAGGTACTGCTCGCCGTGGGCACACGCAAGGGCCTGTTCATCGGGCGGAAGCGGGGTGACGCCTGGGAGTTCGACGAGAGCCCCTACTTCAACGCACAGGCCGTGTACTCGGTCGCCATCGACACCCGCGGCGAGTCTCCGCGGCTGCTGGCCGGCGGGGACAGCGCGCACTGGGGGCCGTCGGTGTTCCACTCCGACGACCTGGGCCGCACCTGGACCGAACCGCCCCAGCCGGCCGTCAAGTTCCCCAAGGACACCGGGGCTTCGCTGGAGCGGGTGTGGCAGCTGCACCCGGCGGCGGCCGAGCCGGACGTGGTCTACGCAGGCACCGAACCGGCCGCGCTGTACCGCTCGGAGGACCGCGGCGAGAGCTTCGAGCTGGTCCGCCCGCTGTGGGAGCACCCCACCCGCTCCCAGTGGGTGCCGGGCGGCGGCGGAGAGGGCCTGCACACGGTGCTCACCGACGAGCGCGACCCGCAGTCGGTGACGGTGGCGGTCTCGACCGCGGGCGTCTTCCGCACCTCGGACGGCGGCGCGAGCTGGACGCCCTCCAACTCCGGTGTCTCCGCGGTGTTCCTGCCCGACCCCAACCCGGAGTTCGGCCAGTGCGTGCACAAGGTGACTCGCGACGCGGCCACCTTGGACCGGCTGTATCTGCAGAACCACTGGGGTGTGTACCGCAGCGATGACGCCGGCGCGACCTGGACGGACATCGGCGAGGGGCTGCCGTCCACGTTCGGCTTCGCCGCGGCGGCCCATCCGCACCGCGGTGACACGGCGTATGTGTTCCCGATCAACGCCGACGCCGACCGGGTGCCCGCGGGCCGGCGGTGTCGGGTCTTCCGTACGGCGGACGCGGGCAAGACCTGGGAGGCACTGTCGGCGGGGCTGCCGCAGGAGGACCACTTCGGCACGGTGCTGCGCGACGCGCTGTGCACCGACGACGCGGACCCGGCGGGCGTGTACTTCGGCAACCGCAACGGCGAGGTGTTCGCCTCCTCCGACGACGGCGACAACTGGCGGCAGTTGGCCTCGCATCTGCCGGATGTGCTGTGCGTGCGCGCGGCGGTGGTCGGATGA
- a CDS encoding sirohydrochlorin chelatase — MSSPTGPASGLPVRMPRPRQPGRHRRPEPLAAPEGAPALVLAVPGTPGVATRSLAEEVVSIARSELPGLDARIGYLDGDDAEFPTLQTVLVRTAQERTARYEQAIAAGVEAKAPEGPVAVVVPLLAGPDGALLRQVRQAVMESRVAADLTDALGPHPLLAEALHVRLSEAGLARADRARLFTVATAADGIILASVGGDEAVQAAGITGMLLAARLAVPVMAAALDQEGSIASVAEQLRGSGSQQLALAPYLIGPEIDPALIEDAAKEAGCSAAEPLGPYPAIGKLALGKYTTALGIAPQQAQGTPVR; from the coding sequence ATGAGCTCCCCCACTGGGCCCGCGTCCGGCCTGCCAGTACGAATGCCGCGACCTCGTCAGCCCGGGCGGCACCGCCGACCCGAGCCCCTGGCGGCTCCCGAAGGCGCGCCCGCGCTCGTTCTCGCGGTGCCGGGCACGCCTGGCGTCGCCACGCGCAGCCTTGCCGAGGAGGTCGTGAGCATCGCCCGCTCCGAGCTGCCCGGCCTCGACGCCCGGATCGGGTACCTCGACGGGGACGACGCGGAGTTCCCCACCCTCCAGACCGTGCTCGTGCGCACCGCCCAGGAGCGCACCGCCCGTTATGAGCAGGCGATCGCCGCGGGTGTGGAGGCCAAGGCGCCCGAGGGTCCGGTGGCCGTGGTGGTTCCGCTGCTCGCCGGTCCGGACGGCGCGCTGCTGCGCCAGGTCCGCCAGGCCGTGATGGAGAGCCGGGTCGCCGCCGATCTGACCGACGCGCTCGGCCCGCACCCGCTGCTCGCCGAGGCGCTGCACGTGCGTCTGTCGGAGGCCGGTCTGGCCCGCGCCGACCGCGCCCGGCTGTTCACCGTGGCGACGGCCGCGGACGGCATCATCCTGGCCTCCGTGGGTGGCGACGAGGCCGTGCAGGCGGCCGGAATCACCGGCATGCTGCTCGCCGCGCGCCTGGCCGTACCGGTGATGGCCGCCGCCCTCGACCAGGAGGGCTCGATCGCCTCCGTCGCCGAGCAGCTGCGCGGCTCCGGTTCGCAGCAGCTGGCGCTCGCGCCGTACCTGATAGGGCCGGAGATCGACCCGGCGCTGATCGAGGACGCGGCCAAGGAGGCGGGCTGCTCCGCCGCCGAGCCGCTCGGCCCGTACCCGGCCATCGGCAAGCTGGCCCTGGGCAAGTACACGACGGCGCTGGGCATCGCGCCCCAGCAGGCGCAGGGCACGCCGGTGCGCTGA
- a CDS encoding Rv1733c family protein yields the protein MALRGPRVWLWRWRRNPLKRRADAVESWVLLGAWAVTVLVGVSVGLATAGSVEHGLARERAEWRPVQARLTDHAPGVSNGEQMWAKVGWTAPDGSHRTGQARVRPGSEAGTAVTIWTDRTGRLVTEPASPTQARLRAALAGGLVGACAAIAPFAGGRMLRGRLEQRRIDQWDAEWARFGPLWGRTTG from the coding sequence ATGGCGCTGCGAGGTCCGAGGGTGTGGTTATGGCGCTGGCGGCGCAATCCGCTCAAGCGTCGCGCCGACGCGGTGGAGTCCTGGGTGCTGCTCGGGGCCTGGGCGGTCACCGTCCTCGTGGGGGTGAGCGTAGGCCTGGCGACGGCCGGTTCCGTCGAGCACGGCCTGGCCCGTGAGCGCGCCGAGTGGCGCCCCGTCCAGGCCCGGCTGACCGATCACGCGCCCGGTGTCTCGAACGGCGAGCAGATGTGGGCGAAGGTCGGCTGGACGGCCCCGGACGGCTCCCACCGCACCGGCCAGGCCCGGGTCCGCCCGGGCAGCGAGGCCGGGACGGCGGTCACCATCTGGACGGACCGCACGGGCCGCCTGGTCACCGAGCCCGCGTCCCCCACCCAGGCCCGCTTGCGAGCCGCGCTCGCCGGTGGCCTGGTGGGGGCGTGCGCGGCGATCGCGCCGTTCGCGGGCGGCCGGATGCTGCGCGGGCGCCTGGAACAGCGGCGGATCGATCAGTGGGACGCCGAGTGGGCTCGGTTCGGGCCGCTGTGGGGGCGCACGACGGGGTGA
- a CDS encoding acyl-CoA dehydrogenase family protein translates to MVPTPEHEPYATHDVTNQPPPLAPYDASEDAALFEGLRREGAGWAEDDLRRLGREAGGAAAQEWSEQANRHEPELRTHDRYGHRVDEVEFHPSWHDLMRVAVTEGLAAAPWADEREGAHVARTAGGLVWGHTDAGHGCPTSMTYAAVPALRAQPELAKVYEPLLTSREYDPGLRVPTEKRGLLAGMGMTEKQGGSDVRTNTTAATPTAEPGVYTLRGHKWFTSAPMCDVFLVLAQAPGGLSCFLVPRVLPDGTRNTFRIQRLKEKLGNRSNASCEPEFDGTVAWLVGPEGRGVKTIIEMVNCTRLDCVMMSAALMRKTLVEAGHHARHRSAFGARLLDQPLMRNVLADLALESEAATTLTLRLAGAADRAVRGDAGEMAFRRIATAVGKYWVTKRGPAFTAEALECLGGNGYVEESGMPRHYREAPLLSIWEGSGNVNALDVLRALGREQGAAQALFDELALAQGADARLDAAVTRLKGMLSEASQSGARRLVELMAVALQASLLVRYAPAAVADAFCATRLGGDWGHAFGTLPDAADLGTILDRALPAPH, encoded by the coding sequence ATGGTCCCGACACCCGAGCACGAGCCGTACGCCACGCACGACGTCACCAACCAGCCCCCTCCCCTGGCCCCTTACGACGCCTCCGAGGACGCGGCCCTGTTCGAGGGGCTGCGGCGCGAGGGCGCCGGGTGGGCCGAGGACGACCTGCGGCGGCTGGGCCGCGAGGCCGGTGGTGCCGCGGCCCAGGAGTGGAGCGAGCAGGCCAACCGCCATGAGCCGGAGCTGCGCACGCACGACCGGTACGGCCATCGCGTCGACGAGGTGGAGTTCCACCCGAGCTGGCACGACCTGATGCGGGTCGCGGTCACCGAGGGGCTCGCCGCGGCGCCCTGGGCGGACGAGCGGGAGGGCGCCCACGTCGCCCGTACCGCGGGCGGTCTCGTGTGGGGGCACACCGACGCCGGGCACGGCTGCCCGACCTCCATGACCTACGCCGCCGTCCCCGCGCTGCGCGCCCAGCCGGAGCTCGCCAAGGTCTACGAACCGCTACTGACCAGCAGGGAGTACGACCCGGGACTGCGTGTGCCGACCGAGAAGCGGGGTCTGCTCGCGGGCATGGGGATGACCGAGAAGCAGGGCGGCTCCGACGTCCGGACCAACACCACCGCGGCCACGCCCACCGCCGAGCCCGGTGTGTACACCCTGCGCGGCCACAAGTGGTTCACCTCGGCGCCCATGTGCGATGTCTTCCTGGTGCTGGCGCAGGCGCCGGGCGGTCTGTCGTGCTTCCTGGTGCCGCGCGTCCTGCCCGACGGCACCCGCAACACCTTCCGCATCCAGCGTCTGAAGGAGAAGCTGGGCAACCGCTCCAACGCCTCCTGCGAGCCGGAGTTCGACGGGACCGTGGCCTGGCTGGTGGGGCCGGAGGGCCGGGGTGTGAAGACCATCATCGAGATGGTCAACTGCACGCGTCTGGACTGCGTGATGATGTCGGCGGCCCTGATGCGCAAGACGCTGGTCGAGGCCGGGCACCACGCCCGGCACCGCAGCGCGTTCGGCGCGCGGCTGCTCGATCAGCCGCTGATGCGCAATGTTCTGGCCGACCTCGCCCTGGAGTCCGAGGCCGCCACCACGCTCACCCTGCGGCTGGCGGGAGCGGCCGACCGGGCGGTGCGCGGGGACGCGGGCGAGATGGCATTCCGGCGGATCGCGACCGCCGTCGGCAAGTACTGGGTCACCAAGCGGGGTCCGGCCTTCACCGCGGAGGCCCTGGAGTGCCTCGGCGGGAACGGCTATGTCGAGGAGTCGGGCATGCCGCGCCACTACCGCGAGGCGCCCCTGCTGTCGATCTGGGAGGGCTCGGGCAATGTCAACGCCCTCGACGTGCTGCGGGCGCTCGGCAGGGAGCAGGGCGCGGCCCAGGCCCTGTTCGACGAACTCGCCCTGGCACAGGGGGCGGACGCCCGTCTTGACGCGGCCGTGACCCGACTGAAGGGCATGCTCTCCGAGGCCTCGCAGAGCGGCGCCCGGCGCCTGGTGGAGCTGATGGCGGTGGCGCTCCAGGCGTCCCTGCTGGTCCGGTACGCCCCGGCCGCCGTCGCCGACGCCTTCTGCGCGACCCGTCTGGGCGGCGACTGGGGCCACGCCTTCGGCACCCTGCCCGACGCCGCGGACCTGGGCACCATCCTGGACCGGGCCCTGCCCGCCCCGCACTGA
- a CDS encoding N-acetylglucosamine kinase gives MTAARGLLAVDSGGSGLRVVVGTVERGVLAQRESREPVRTGAHGIDAGHFMEQLVPLVRELIAEAQLAEVHTAAIGAAGLASLGDALRAELPGALGREFGIRRVALVADAVTAYTGALGLRPGAVLAAGTGLIAIGTDLKCWRRADGWGHLLGDCGGGAWIGRAGLEAALRAHDGRPGGSDGLLARAEELFGPMPGLPGQLYPRPDRPAFLASFAPEVAARAEGDPVAAGIMREAARHMAESAAAVCPAEGEPRVAFTGGLFKMGDPLLVPLEEELSRRMPHARRVVADGDPLHGAVRIATELASGALTLPSDKAMLYVVTDMKD, from the coding sequence GTGACCGCGGCCCGCGGACTCCTCGCCGTCGACTCCGGGGGCTCCGGGCTGCGGGTCGTCGTCGGCACCGTCGAACGGGGCGTGCTGGCCCAGCGGGAGTCTCGTGAGCCGGTGCGCACCGGAGCGCACGGGATCGACGCGGGGCACTTCATGGAACAACTGGTGCCCCTGGTACGGGAGTTGATCGCCGAGGCTCAACTCGCCGAGGTGCACACCGCCGCGATCGGGGCCGCGGGGCTCGCCTCCCTCGGGGACGCCCTGCGCGCGGAGCTGCCGGGCGCGCTGGGGCGGGAGTTCGGCATCCGCAGGGTCGCGCTGGTCGCCGATGCCGTCACCGCCTACACCGGCGCCCTCGGACTCCGGCCCGGCGCCGTCCTCGCGGCCGGGACCGGGCTGATCGCCATCGGCACCGACCTGAAGTGCTGGCGCCGGGCCGACGGCTGGGGCCATCTGCTCGGCGACTGCGGCGGCGGGGCATGGATCGGCCGGGCGGGCCTGGAGGCCGCGCTGCGGGCGCACGACGGGCGCCCCGGTGGGTCGGACGGCCTGCTGGCCCGCGCCGAGGAGCTGTTCGGCCCGATGCCCGGGCTGCCCGGACAGCTGTATCCGCGGCCGGACCGCCCGGCCTTCCTTGCCTCCTTCGCTCCCGAGGTAGCCGCCCGCGCCGAGGGCGACCCGGTCGCGGCCGGCATCATGCGCGAAGCAGCCCGGCACATGGCCGAGTCCGCGGCCGCCGTCTGCCCGGCCGAGGGAGAGCCCCGAGTCGCGTTCACCGGCGGGCTGTTCAAAATGGGGGACCCCCTTCTCGTACCCCTGGAAGAGGAGTTGTCGCGACGCATGCCGCACGCTCGGCGCGTGGTGGCCGACGGGGATCCGCTGCACGGGGCTGTCCGGATCGCGACGGAGCTGGCATCGGGAGCACTCACTCTGCCGAGTGACAAGGCGATGCTGTACGTGGTCACCGACATGAAGGACTGA
- a CDS encoding HEAT repeat domain-containing protein, translating to MFTGIDEVDWASMRHAYGSAEDVPALLRGLASADPVEREIALDGLYGAVHHQGDVYDSTLACVPFLFALAACPELQDRGAVVELLVSIGGEGDGPSALRAALRAGAEVFAQLTADPDPGVRRTAPGALVRFLDQPARVLDLLRGRITVERDDRVLLALTESLGLFVRRNPAHADAAVDLLAAQSAPPYGPELRLAALGQLAGCAPDRIPTDLVPTAVRLLRERSEQRARRAVLCARPHSDTLVGHLRRLRPSDEEGSQLLRTLHHALDGRVTDRIALLVGQLSSPGWADRCNAVWMSGGLFRTWRADFSEPVALIGAQLAAEEDRLRDAAVSALKQLFGLAAPAADGLHTLVTARPELWVRQWERGAPTLGDPLRALIRCGDPRAVPVLGEVLAGAVVPDDLGHEISWLGTAATPLAPALRRRLGSLALDDPGTPGRAAPLLRALTVLGDTEAVPETLRLLEGSGVVEYAVPALGAWGPAARDAIPVLLRLLDTEHAVLAAAALWSVQQDASAVLPVLLGELADPDARRWGVAVEALGRMGSAARVALPELRRATESAGSAERRATAACALWRIGGEAEAVHLALRAGWVERPHLRRSIAACLRTMGPAGAPLRDLVETELAASRRHTARSDGYGSHDIPHDEELLRVCREVLVEL from the coding sequence GTGTTCACGGGGATCGACGAGGTCGACTGGGCCTCGATGCGACATGCGTACGGCAGCGCCGAGGACGTGCCCGCACTGCTGAGAGGCCTGGCCTCGGCGGACCCCGTCGAGCGTGAGATCGCGCTCGACGGGCTGTACGGCGCGGTGCACCACCAGGGAGACGTGTACGACTCGACGCTCGCCTGCGTTCCGTTCCTGTTCGCGCTGGCGGCATGTCCCGAACTGCAGGACCGGGGTGCCGTCGTGGAGCTGCTGGTCAGCATCGGCGGGGAAGGCGACGGTCCGTCCGCATTACGGGCCGCTTTACGGGCGGGCGCCGAGGTGTTCGCCCAGCTCACCGCGGACCCGGATCCCGGCGTGCGCCGGACGGCTCCCGGCGCGCTCGTACGCTTCCTGGACCAACCGGCCCGTGTGCTGGACCTGTTACGGGGGCGGATCACGGTGGAGCGGGACGACCGGGTGCTGCTCGCCCTCACCGAGAGCCTGGGCCTGTTCGTCCGGAGGAACCCCGCGCATGCCGACGCCGCGGTGGACCTCCTGGCAGCACAGAGCGCACCGCCGTACGGGCCGGAGCTACGGCTGGCCGCGCTCGGCCAACTCGCCGGGTGCGCGCCCGACCGCATACCCACCGACCTGGTCCCCACCGCCGTCCGACTGCTGCGGGAGCGGTCGGAACAGCGGGCCCGCCGAGCGGTGCTGTGCGCCCGCCCGCACTCCGACACGCTTGTCGGACATCTGCGCCGGCTGCGGCCGTCCGACGAGGAGGGCTCCCAGCTGCTGCGCACCCTGCACCACGCGCTGGACGGCCGGGTCACCGACCGGATCGCCCTGCTGGTCGGGCAGTTGAGCAGCCCCGGCTGGGCGGACCGGTGCAATGCGGTGTGGATGTCCGGCGGGCTGTTCCGTACGTGGCGTGCCGACTTCAGCGAGCCGGTCGCGTTGATCGGGGCGCAACTGGCCGCGGAGGAGGACCGGTTGCGGGACGCGGCGGTGTCCGCGCTGAAGCAGCTCTTCGGTCTTGCGGCGCCCGCGGCCGACGGTCTGCACACGCTGGTGACGGCCCGTCCCGAGCTGTGGGTGCGGCAGTGGGAGCGGGGTGCGCCGACGTTGGGTGATCCGCTCAGGGCTCTGATCAGGTGCGGCGATCCACGGGCCGTGCCGGTGCTCGGCGAGGTGCTGGCCGGGGCCGTGGTGCCGGACGACCTGGGCCATGAGATCTCCTGGCTGGGCACTGCCGCAACACCGCTGGCCCCGGCGCTGCGGCGCCGCCTCGGCTCACTCGCCCTCGACGATCCCGGGACACCGGGGCGGGCCGCACCGCTGCTGCGGGCGCTCACCGTGCTGGGCGACACGGAGGCGGTGCCCGAGACGCTGCGGCTGCTGGAGGGCAGCGGGGTCGTCGAGTACGCGGTCCCGGCACTCGGCGCCTGGGGACCCGCCGCGCGGGATGCGATACCGGTGCTGCTGCGGCTGCTGGACACGGAGCACGCCGTCCTGGCGGCGGCCGCCCTCTGGTCGGTGCAGCAGGACGCCTCCGCTGTACTGCCCGTCCTGCTCGGGGAGTTGGCGGATCCGGACGCCCGCCGGTGGGGCGTGGCCGTGGAGGCCCTGGGGCGGATGGGGTCGGCGGCCCGTGTTGCGCTGCCGGAGTTGCGGCGGGCGACCGAGTCCGCAGGGTCGGCGGAACGGCGGGCGACGGCCGCGTGCGCGCTGTGGCGGATCGGCGGCGAGGCGGAAGCGGTCCATCTCGCGCTGCGCGCCGGGTGGGTGGAGAGGCCGCACCTGCGCCGTTCCATCGCCGCGTGTCTTCGCACGATGGGTCCCGCGGGCGCGCCGCTACGGGATCTCGTGGAGACGGAACTCGCCGCGTCCCGGCGGCACACGGCCCGCTCCGACGGTTACGGCAGCCATGACATTCCGCATGACGAGGAGCTGCTGCGGGTGTGCCGGGAGGTGCTGGTGGAACTCTAG
- a CDS encoding pectate lyase: MTSRNTRRRALIGGLASLGVTVGMITTGTAPAAHAATWPTPTSSQPVSATIPVSGTVDGGMKRYYGSGDLAGDGQEEGQDPIFKLAAGATLKNVIIGAPGADGIHCEGNCTLQNVWWEDVGEDAATFRGGSTYTVTGGGAKKAADKVFQHNGPGTLNISNFAVSEFKTLYRSCGDCSTQYTRKVNLSNIEVTGTGTTARLVGINVNRGDVATLRGITILNDASRRVIPCQKYNNNTAVGTGPDSTNCLYSTSDITYR; the protein is encoded by the coding sequence ATGACTTCACGGAACACCAGGCGTCGCGCCCTGATCGGCGGGCTCGCCTCACTCGGCGTCACGGTTGGCATGATCACGACAGGTACGGCACCGGCGGCCCACGCGGCCACCTGGCCGACGCCCACGAGCAGCCAGCCCGTCAGCGCCACCATCCCCGTCTCCGGCACGGTGGACGGCGGGATGAAGCGGTACTACGGCAGTGGCGACCTGGCAGGCGACGGCCAGGAAGAAGGCCAGGACCCCATCTTCAAGCTCGCGGCCGGCGCGACGCTCAAGAACGTCATCATCGGCGCGCCCGGCGCCGACGGTATCCACTGCGAGGGCAACTGCACCCTCCAGAACGTCTGGTGGGAGGACGTCGGCGAGGACGCGGCCACCTTCCGCGGCGGCTCCACGTACACCGTGACCGGCGGCGGCGCCAAGAAGGCCGCCGACAAGGTCTTCCAGCACAACGGGCCGGGCACGCTGAACATCTCCAACTTCGCCGTAAGCGAGTTCAAGACGCTCTACCGCTCGTGCGGCGACTGCTCCACGCAGTACACGCGCAAGGTCAACCTCAGCAACATCGAGGTGACCGGCACGGGGACCACCGCGCGCCTCGTCGGCATCAACGTCAACCGGGGCGACGTGGCGACGCTGCGCGGCATCACGATCCTCAACGACGCGAGCCGCAGGGTCATCCCCTGCCAGAAGTACAACAACAACACCGCGGTCGGCACGGGCCCGGACAGCACCAACTGTCTGTACTCGACCTCGGACATCACCTACCGCTGA
- a CDS encoding PaaX family transcriptional regulator C-terminal domain-containing protein, with protein MRTNETAETGELALRPLSARSVVLSLLLGSHPPELPVKDLVRGVEPFGVGGSTVRAALSRMVAAGDLHRSDTVYRLSNRLLERQRRQDESVRPRTHAWDGDWEMVVITATGRGPAERAELRTRLTALRLAELREGVWLRPANLTRPLPTDLDPVAQHYTARPAAPARELAQALWPLDAWAATARALLAHIAEADGPADRFTAFAAVVRHLLADPVLPPELLPADWPGARLRAAYTGYQREVTEQVRARAERE; from the coding sequence ATGCGGACGAACGAGACGGCGGAGACGGGAGAGCTCGCCCTGCGCCCACTGTCCGCGCGCTCAGTCGTCCTGAGCCTGCTGCTCGGCAGCCATCCGCCCGAGCTGCCGGTGAAGGACCTCGTGCGCGGGGTCGAGCCGTTCGGGGTGGGCGGATCGACGGTTCGGGCCGCGCTCAGCCGGATGGTGGCCGCCGGGGATCTGCACCGCTCGGACACCGTCTACCGGCTCAGCAACCGGCTGCTGGAGCGCCAGCGCCGCCAGGACGAATCCGTACGTCCCCGCACGCACGCGTGGGACGGCGACTGGGAGATGGTCGTGATCACCGCGACCGGCCGCGGCCCCGCCGAACGCGCCGAACTGCGCACCCGGCTGACCGCCCTGCGCCTGGCCGAACTCCGCGAGGGCGTCTGGCTGCGCCCCGCCAACCTGACCCGCCCCCTGCCGACGGACCTCGACCCGGTGGCCCAGCACTACACCGCACGACCGGCCGCTCCCGCACGCGAGTTGGCGCAGGCCCTGTGGCCGCTGGACGCCTGGGCCGCGACAGCCCGGGCACTGCTCGCGCACATCGCCGAGGCGGACGGCCCCGCCGACCGGTTCACGGCCTTCGCCGCCGTCGTACGCCATCTGCTGGCCGATCCGGTACTGCCGCCCGAACTCCTGCCCGCCGACTGGCCGGGCGCACGGCTGCGCGCCGCCTACACCGGCTACCAGCGCGAGGTGACCGAGCAGGTACGCGCGCGTGCCGAGCGGGAATGA
- a CDS encoding uracil-DNA glycosylase: MAPRPLHEIVEPGWAKALEPVAGRIAEMGDFLRAEIAAGRTYLPAGPNVLRAFQQPFDEVRVLIVGQDPYPTPGHAVGLSFSVAPEVRPLPGSLINIYRELNTDLGLPQPSNGDLTPWTQQGVLLLNRALTTAPRKPAAHRGKGWEEVTEQAIRALAGRGKPLVSILWGRDARNLRPLLGALPSVESAHPSPMSADRGFFGSRPFSRANDLLIRQGGQPVDWRLP, encoded by the coding sequence GTGGCACCACGACCCTTGCATGAAATCGTCGAACCGGGCTGGGCGAAGGCCCTGGAACCCGTCGCCGGACGGATCGCCGAGATGGGCGACTTCCTGCGCGCGGAGATCGCCGCGGGACGCACCTATCTGCCCGCCGGACCGAATGTACTGCGGGCCTTCCAGCAACCCTTCGACGAAGTGCGTGTCCTGATCGTCGGACAGGATCCGTATCCGACACCGGGACACGCGGTGGGACTGTCGTTCTCGGTCGCGCCCGAGGTGCGTCCGCTGCCCGGCAGCCTCATCAACATCTACCGCGAGCTGAACACCGACCTCGGGCTGCCGCAGCCGTCCAACGGCGATCTGACACCGTGGACGCAGCAGGGCGTGCTGCTGCTCAACAGGGCGCTCACCACCGCCCCGCGCAAACCCGCAGCACACCGCGGCAAGGGGTGGGAGGAGGTCACCGAGCAGGCGATCCGGGCGCTCGCGGGGCGCGGCAAGCCGCTGGTGTCCATCCTGTGGGGCCGCGACGCCCGCAATCTGCGCCCGCTGCTCGGGGCCCTGCCGTCGGTGGAGTCCGCGCACCCCTCCCCAATGTCGGCCGACCGCGGCTTCTTCGGCTCACGGCCGTTCAGCCGGGCCAACGACCTGCTGATCAGGCAGGGGGGTCAGCCGGTGGACTGGCGCCTGCCGTGA